The Streptomyces griseiscabiei genomic sequence ATTCCGGTCTGACGGTTTCCCGAACTTTCGCCCTAAGCTCCCGTTTTCCGGCCGGGTGCCCGATCCGGCCGACCGGACCGGGAGGTCGTATGCCGAGCTACAAGCACTGCCCCCCTTGCGGGGGCGGCAAGCCCCTGCCGTTCCACGAGGTCGACAAGGAGGTCCAGGAGCACCTGAGGTCCCTGGGCAAGAACCCGGCCGGCTGGTGGCGCTGCGGCAACCACGGCGAGAAGGGGCGCTGCCTGTTCGTCCAGCCCTGGGGCAACCAGAACGAGGGCCTGTCCCTCCCCGAGTCCTTCCGCTGACCTGACCGGCCACCGGCCACCGGTCACCTTGAGGCGAGTGAGCCGAAGGGGCGCGCCTGTGTCGAGACGGCGAACGCGCGCAGCGCCCGACGAAGGAGGGCCGAGCACGATCGCCGTCTCGACACAGGCTCAGGCGCCCCGGAGGCGAACCGAGCCCTAAAAGACCAGCATCAGATCAGGTTGCTGAAGTCCGGGCCCTGCGTGCGGGTGCGCTTGATCTCGTAGAAGCCGGGGACCGAGGCGACGAGGAGGGTGCCGTCCCAGAGCCTGGCGGCCTCCTCGCCCTGGGGCGCGGGGGTGACGACGGGGCCGAAGAAGGCGATCTGCTCGCCGTCGGCGCCGGGGACGGCGATGACGGGGGTGCCGACGTCCTGGCCGACCTTGTCGATGCCCTCCTTGTGGGAGGCGCGCAGCTGCGGCTCGTACGGGGTGGAGTCCCAGTGGTCCATGAGGGACTCGGGGAGGCCGACGTCCTTCAGGGCGGCGGCGACCGTCTCCTTCTCCGGGCCCTCGCCCTGGTTGTGGATACGGGTGCCGAGCGCGGTGTAGAGGTCACCGAGGACCTCGGCGCCGTGCTCCTCCTGGGCGGCTATGACGATCCGTACCGGACCCCACGCCTTCTTCTCCAGCAGCTCGCGGTACTCCTCGGGCAGTTCGTCGATCTTGGGCTCGTTCAGCACGGCGAGGCTCATCAGGTGCCAGCGGACCTCGATGTCCCGGACCTTCTCCACCTCCAGGACCCACCGCGAGGTCATCCAGGCCCAGGGGCACAGCGGGTCGAACCAGAAGTCGACAGGGGTCTTGCCGGAGGTCTGCGAGGACTGATCGGACATGGTTCTCCTCGGAAGGCGGTGGTGCGCGGTCGGTTTACGGGGCAACAACGCGGCAACGTCCGGGACCGCCCCTGCCATTCCCGTGACCCATGGCAGGATCGAGCTGTCCGCATACTGAACACCAGCCGCAACACCACCTCTAGGGAGTGCCGCCCGTGCCCGGTGAGAATCTGTCCCGCGACGAGGCCCGGGAGCGGGCCGCTCTGCTCTCCGTCGACGGTTACGAGGTCTCCCTCGATCTGCGGTCCGCCGTCGGCGACTCCGGCGGAGCCGAGCCGCGTACCTTCCGCTCGGTGACGACGATCCGCTTCCGCTGCGCCGACCCGGGCGCCGGAAGCTTCGCCGATCTGATCGCGCCGAGTGTGACGGCCGTCTCCCTCAACGGCAAGGACCTCGACCCCAGCGAGGTCTTCGACGGCTCCCGGATCACCCTCGACGACCTGGCCGCCGAGAACGAGCTGGTGGTCGACGCCCGGTGCGCCTACTCCCGTACCGGCGAGGGCATGCACCGCTTCGTCGACCCCGAGGACGGCGAGGTCTACCTCTACACGCAGTACGAGCCGGCCGACGCCCGCCGGGTCTTCGCGAACTTCGAGCAGCCGGACCTCAAGGCCCCCTTCCGCTTCGAGGTGCGGGCGCCCGAGGACTGGGTCGTGTGGAGCAACGGCGTCGGGGAGCGGACGGACGGGGTGTGGCGGTTCGCGGAGACGAAGCCGATCTCGACGTACATCACGGCGGTCGTCGCGGGCCCGTACCACTATGTGACGGACACCTACGAGCGGACCTTCGACGACGGTACGCGGCTGGAGATCCCCCTCGGCGCGATGTGCCGCAAGGGTCTCGCGCCCTACTTCGACTCCGACGACGTCTTCCTGATCACCAAGCAGGGCCTGGACTTCTTCCACGACCACTTCGACTACCCGTACC encodes the following:
- a CDS encoding mycothiol-dependent nitroreductase Rv2466c family protein — translated: MSDQSSQTSGKTPVDFWFDPLCPWAWMTSRWVLEVEKVRDIEVRWHLMSLAVLNEPKIDELPEEYRELLEKKAWGPVRIVIAAQEEHGAEVLGDLYTALGTRIHNQGEGPEKETVAAALKDVGLPESLMDHWDSTPYEPQLRASHKEGIDKVGQDVGTPVIAVPGADGEQIAFFGPVVTPAPQGEEAARLWDGTLLVASVPGFYEIKRTRTQGPDFSNLI